Part of the Plodia interpunctella isolate USDA-ARS_2022_Savannah chromosome 13, ilPloInte3.2, whole genome shotgun sequence genome, GAAGAAAAGCAGTATTCCGGAAATCATTTGTGGAAGACTTGAGGAAGGAGTATCCGGAGCTAAGGCAAAATTACACACAATTAATAAAGACTTTAGTGGCGATAATGAAATCTGTGAAGAGACCACTGCCACCAAGggattattttgttatgaatgatattttgtatgagtaagtattcattttttaaatttatttttgtagtctTATTTTGCAACCCCTACACTACATAAGTGTACACTACAGTGAGTATACTGAGGTAATACTGGTGAAAGTACGCAGGTGTTGCTCAGTGGTCCCTGGACTTCGTGAACTTGTCTGATTAGTATCTGACAATTTATTTCCAGATGTGTGAAATGTGGTGCAGTGTCCGAGTCGGAGCCGGCGGTTTGGCGCCACTGGCAAGAGAAGCACGGCAAGCGTTACCTCGTATGCTACGCTTGCGGAGTTGATTTCAGAAGGTTGGTAACACAGACATGGACAGGCAGCTTTTTACAGGGCTATAAAGGCAGTTCTATATCAATACACTTTATTCTGTCATTGCACTGATCTGATCTTATTAACAATGACAAGAAGTGATCAATGAGTTCATAAGATTCTTGTCTTGTCTATTTTTGGAGGTTTATTGCTggtctttaattaaaaatggtaatcaaaataaacatgtatttttattaatatatctatgtTATGGTACGGCTAATTTGACTAAAGTGCTACCTGTGTTTAATTGGATAGACATAGATTTAGCTGGCCTTTATCATTTTGGCTAGACCTATAAGGCATATTTCTTCAatggttattataataataataaccattGAAGAAATATGCTTTACTTTTGGGAATGCCTGTGCAAGCACTAGACGGGTGATCAGTCCTGAACTGGGACCATTTCACCCAGTTCTTCAATGGTTACACACAAGTATATCCTGCTTATCTTCAACTAGTGTTTAGTCAGATAAATGTGAatacaaatttctttattcaacttgTGATGATATATAACACATACATCATTTTCAGCTGTACAAATCTGTACAAGCACGAGAAACGTTGTAGCGCCAAAGACGCCAACATAGTGCTGAAGGCCCGCGCCATCTTCCTCGGCAGAAAGGGCCGCAGCCGACCTTACCTTGGTCTAGCTAAAAAGTAAGTCCATTTCTTTACTCTGCTTTTTTTCCtacagtttttataatttttttcactcAATGGTGGGCTTGTGAGGGGTGTGGGGAGCGCGGGCCGCTACcaacatacatattacaatttGTTAGCGTGTTGGGAGCTAACtcaaaggtaaataaaatgtatacataaaCATGCACAGTGGATAACTGAAAGTCATCATGTGGCAGCCCTAATTGCGCACGCGTCAAATAAAGCCAATAATTGTATGAATCTCATTAAACTATGCTGGCTATTACTATGTTGCTACGTATTTTCTTCAACGGGTCCATTGGGACGCAGTCAAGAGTTTTGCCTTTGGTATAATTGCGAGATCTGATGTCTCAACTAGCTACGGTAGATATCGAGATTAAGTAAAATCTTGATGGCTCCCTTAGGGTTGTCATCAATGAAGAGTTGACGTCGAAATCTGTGAAgtctgttttattattcacatTCTACCAGATCCGTTTGTAGagagtattatttatttaaatgctgatatatttttttaggtatcTCCCGAAGAAGTCTTCTAATAACGTCAAAAAATCGTgagtaataatttatctttgtgGTTCTATGATATGTTTTTAAGGCCGATTAGTTTACATTTGATTAGTTTTGTTTACATGAGGCACATTTTGAAGATCTACCACGAAACATGCAGTAAGTTAATAAAATCCACATGCTGTCCCTTTTTAGATCCTGATATTGATTTTGTCCCTTATTTGGTTCAGTAGATTAACATAGCAAATTAACTGTGAGACACATACTAATAGACAGACACAcaagtgatcctataagggttccgttttgttattttttgtacaaaaccCTAAAAAAGAGAatgtgtggacgcaatgattacgtgttttatatttcacgGTAGCCCCTGCCTTGGTACAACTCTGCTCGCATTTTGATAActtttaagtacataattttagaCTGACACTAATTGGTGTCAGTAAACTTAACACTCGCACATACATACGACTTAATACTTATGACCCCTAATGTGGAACAAAATGTGTTGTGGCAGGTTCCCGTGCCTGATCTGCTCGGCCGTGTTCAACAGCAAGAACAACCTGCAGTCGCACGAGAACCTGCACCGCGGGCTGCGGCCCTACCGCTGTCACCAGTGCCCCTGCGCCTACACATCCTTCTCTGCGCTCGCGGTAAATCTCACTAatcactatatagtataaaacgaattggcttcccgctgtctgtccctatgtatgatTAGATGTTTAAATCTGCGTAATTTTGTTGCGAGTTTTTTAATGGATAGTGTGTGTAACAAAAAGACAGCATTCAGAGGACCTTGGGAtccgacgcttaacggctAAGGAAGAATCCGAGAAAACGCTGAGATTGAGAGAAACTCAATCGCCTACACTAAGCATGCGTCATTCATCATCTATTGTTATCTGAATAAAGTGCGAGTTAGCATttcacatctcaccatcgatcGATACGAAGTgtagcgaaccaatgacattgcagagtggttgtcgttgcgtcacaatgacgcaatgtgattggtccGCTGTGAATGTCATAGACTCTGAAAACGAAGATTCGTTTTTTGAACATATCTTTTATAACAATCATATATTTGAAactgaaatgaaatttgttacattgtAGCGCCATCTACAGAAGCACAAGAACGAAACGTTTATATGCGACCACTGCCAGCGCCCGTTCAAGACTAAACCCACTCTTATTGCGCATTTGGACACGCATTCACGTAagttataagcttttatttagttttttgacACCACGTTTGTTTaactgtaatcaaatcttgcgtTAAACACGCAGTGTTTGATTACATTTgacattttcttattttagtcCCACATGTCTTATATAGTTGAAATCATATGATTCAGTTTTCATATGCAGATGTTGCActcaggatcggctcccaaagagggaactcctcaacggtttactgaaTGTactaagatctctctgacagcagtaaaagcttgtgtaaacttattttaattctgtTATTGTCAATCAATAACTATAGTAGACTTTTCCGTCGATAGTTACATAGGATTGAGATGTGTTTTCATTAACATTCCCTAATCAGTTCAATTGATTGCAAATGAatcaatattacatttaaaaaatggtaagcccttctggcatgaccaacactgtttgaatgagcttctttcggcattttttctcagcagtggtcgttccgaaatgcatTCCGAAATGCaatgcaaaaatttaaatttgcatactcgtggacggtgaaacatgtaggattaagttcttcttttaacaccacattgagaaaaaatgtaatgtttttgcaaataaagaaTGTTTGTGATTGTGTTTGCGTGTTTATGCGCGCAGCGGTGCGCAAGTTCGGATGCAGCGCGTGCGGCAAGCGGTACGCGCAGAAGGCGGCGCTGCGGCTGCACGTGGGCCGCGACCACCTGCATCTGCCGCCGCCCTGCGCCTGCCAGATCTGTCCCAAGAGGTGTCTTGTCTTGTCTCCTCCTATACTCCAatactactgggcgtaggacaggttcctaggacagttcAGGGGAGCACTacgagaggatttttggaaattctatcccgaagggggtgaaaaacttttatatgaaagttttacgcagttgaagttagtgacttgaaaatttggattttagtcgtttacaacaaattaataaattcagatttttctgaaaattaaccctccaccccttcaaaaggggaatgaaaaattgtatggaacTTAATATCAATTTCAGAAAGCTAAAAATTGGTATacatactcttcatcatttttcttaaatgaccgagattttactctgaaattcacgcgggcgaagccgcgggcaaatgctagtaaataaatatataaggacaaatcacacagattcagttcgccccaaagtaagttcgagatttgtgttatggggtactaactcaacgatactatattttataatatatacatatatagataaacatccaagacccgggcccatcagaaaaagatcattttcaattaagacccgaccggggatcgaacccgggacctctcggttcagaggcaagcactttaccactgcgccaccgaggtcgtcaaggaATCGCTGTTCTTTTAGTGAAAGCCGTACAATAATCCGTTCGGTGGTTttggagtttatcgcgaacagatagacGGGGTGTGAAATCTAGGTATGCAGACGaacgtgcgaagtggagacgaaaaagtaggaatgtGGACACaggactccgacgctcaacggctgtgTAAGAAAcagggaaaacgctcagatgaaaaagagagacagacagacgcgacagaatactttgttttgtaatatgtagtgattattttttaacatcacACAGACATATATCAGCATTTCAAGTTACAGGGTAGCTTAAAATGCAACAGACTTTAATGTAATGGCTTaatgcgggtttgcatttcacttctcgccatcgaatcgattcgaaatgagacgcagcgcaccaatcacattgcagcgTGATGGTCGTTGCTCAATGGCGCAaagtgattggttcgctgcgtcacacttcgaatcgattcgacggtgagaagtaaaatgcaaacccgcactaagctAACTGTAAAATGTCACCTATATTGCTGACATGAGATGTTACGAATCACTAGACCAGATATGCTAGCTAGTCTGATGCGCAAAACACCATAATACACATACGACCATATTCCAGGTTTTTGATTTTCTGTATATAacagtaatatattaaaatattccagGTATCCGCGAATGTCGCTTCTGAAGCAACACATGAGGACAGCTCACGGCATGACGCTCATGACGCGCAAGGTACGTTTTCATCTAAAgtagatgtttatttattaattaaactttaatacaaaaaaaattgtaaacaataattttacaactaGCCTTGGGCTTTTTCTACTACACAGTCAACCAACAGAGTGATGTGGATATGttagtttgtaataactttattacacgacaaagtaagtacattaatcaaaattaatacaagaacgGTACATGTACAACcgacaaatttataaaaaattatattttaaaagtggtaagcccttctggaaTAATagacactgtttgaatgagtttctttcggcatttcttcttagcagtggtcgttccgaaatgctagtagtttgtaactttggtaaacataatttaatttagaatatgacgtgaaaaagtgcctgtgaaggcctaatttctgtagtaaattatttgattttgatgacttatcccatgaagggatCTCTTACTGTCAACCGGCGATTTACGTTGAGAGGACATGTATGGAGATGTTGTGTAAaccacaataataaaaaaatatctttgagATAGGTGAATTcctccaaataaaaaaattaaaaattaggtcTTCTATGTCTAGTCTGGGAGTGATATTCCAGTTAAAAAACAGAATAATCCAGTTGATTGAGAAATCATGTATTTTCCTCACAATgacacacatttaaaaaaagcatgttataataacataagtaTAATTCTTCTCACGCGCAATAGTCAATTCaagttgtaaaagtcattCAGGGGAAAGGGTTATAAACTGGAGAATTCCATCGGCGATGAGTAAACCTGTCACTATTTGATATCAATTGCACCTATAAGCTTGCTAAACATGTCCTCGAGTTTCGAAATCTTGGTTTTGTCTACCTCATAAGGGATAAATAGGTGATTGtctctatatttttaagtatgaTAGATCTAACTTGGCCGCggtatctttttatattagatttgatagttaaaataatcttaaattgaagaaaacttttttattctactGTTTCATTTCTGGGCAAAGGTCTTCCTTAAAACTTaaagaaatattcaatttcaGATGTTCTTCAAAACCCTGCCAACATTGACGGACACGCAGCTCCAACAAGCGATATTAGTGCTCAAATCTGACGCCATGATGATTAATGATGTCAAAATAGAGCCCCTGGATATAGACGAAATGGTCGACCACACAATAAACCAGAACAGTATGAACGAGTCTGACATCGTGGAGTTTCTGGACTCGAGCGCCTGTGTCGAGATGTACCCGGAGCTTCAAAAGCAATTCGGCGGGAAATCTAGAACTAAGTGAAAGTGAAGTGTTGAAATGTTCCGTGTGAATTGTGATTTATTTGACCGTTATTTATACGACTAAGCTGTAGAATGGTTTTTGGTATGTACTTGGGTTTTAGTCTGATGAGATTGAcggtattttttgtttgtattttttcaaatttatagtagagaaaaatttacatattagcATATTTTCGTACATTAGGTTTTTCTTTGTTCGGTCAACTGTTTTGGTGAAGAGTTTCTGGAAGGAACATCATTTTCATATGCCTACTCATTGCTGGATGTTGGGTTAAATTTTGCTTTGTCCAGAGCTAgtctgaatattttaaaataatttgcttCATATTACGCTCCTAGGTTGAGTGTTACTGGCAcaggtgtcagattttatcaCAGAAAGTTGATTTACTTGGGGTGTACTTGAGCATCTAAATGGTAAGGTTTACGAGAAAACAGAGATAGGTAATCGGGCAATAATATTTACGCCCAGTTTCTGTCCGGGCATAAACTTGCGTCTTTGGGCGTCTGGGCGTAAATTTTGTCCGTAAACCCATCTCtgctagaaaaataattacaatgcaatttcatgtaaataatgtgatgacatggaaaaaataaaagacatgaattttaatacgaaAAGTGTTTTATTACGCACTTATTATTTCAACCAAATGTTTACGAAATACTCATCTATAGCATAATGCATACACGTTAGAAGACAccacaaaatgtataatgctTCGTTACATACTaggaaaatacaaaaatattaagcgGTTTCCGGTAAACATGTAACTGGATACCTTAATTTATATGCgaaatgtacataaaatgcaccttttttaaatatacgcTCTCCCCGGTCATAGACAACACTCCAAGACCATTTTCGACCTGGCATTTCCAAGATGGCGGTTgatgaatgaaattaatgGAAGGATTATTTAGGCGGCAAAatcaatgaatgaatgatggCTTTTTAGGCGCCAATAGTGTATGAcagtaatgaaataataatgaaatttatttttgtgaacttatccaataaaatgataacCGTAAATAGATGTTAATCATTGGTAGATGTTTATTTGTGATTTGATTGatgttaaatatgtttttaatgacGTGATTTTGAAGTGAtaaatatgagaaaataaGACAATATACGATGAATTTTTGATACAAACTCGATACTGTGATGAATTAGAATACGATGACTgcgataaattataaaaataatagaattgtATATGCATTGATTGATTTAGATGACGTGTCTTATGTATGTCCACTAGTGGACTTTGGTGATGAATAAGATGTTTTGATTGATGATCAAAGACCGTAGCGCTAGAGTGTAAATCGATAAACACTGAAACTTTGCATGGTTCATTCGCATCGTTTCACAATACCATACTGTGTGATTGGTTTGGCTTACTGCGAAAAGCTTCGACAGTCTATATCGAATCACAATCTCCCACTCCAGTCTCTGAAACGTATTATGGAATGTTACTTCAGCGACATAAAATGAACACCATTCAGAAATGCCATGACTGCTTTTAAACTTTATGGGTGCATTTATATAGAACTAGAAAAGCGTTTATCACTAATCTCCACAACAACCACGTCACCAACATCCAACAAAACTAACTATACTCTTTACCTTCCCTCCGAGCGAATACTgatcatttttatcataataatggtCCAAAAATATCTAACAGCATCCCTAAACGATCGAgtagaaaaatacttttaattatgccTCACAGAAATCtagcttgttttttttatatgtattttttctcgcacattttttaaatttattatagtgtCATGTTGAACGGCGTCAAAGATAAAGGTCTAAGAGTGTTAAATCTAAACTACTGTGACAATCTCAATAATTTTCGATTTAGTTGCATAATGTTCAAGGTGAAAAtgtaatagattttaattgttaatacGAGTTCGGActatcaataaatcaatttagttGTTTATGTGAACTtgttattgcacaaaataaaacttgataaAACATCAATCACAAAGCAATTTATGGTTATCTTAATGTGTCTTATTCTTATCATTACGTTAATcgatttttaagtaattacttGTGGTCGTCTAAGTAATGATCtgctaaaaagaaattaaaggtttcttttataattttgtgaaatattgaATGAGAAAtggaatttgttatttattcttcGATAATTTTCACTGAACATTGTGCATCATAACTCTTAACATTTTAAACCTATGATAACAGTTAATACGATTACATTATACGGACAAGTGAACTTGTAATGCGTATTATCGATTAACCTTACCACATTAAATGAATATGATAGAACGACGTGATACAAACGTAGGTActcaaaatatcaatatatttcgATATATGAAGACGTTTGCGCATACATGGGGTGCTTTTGATTTCAATCacgttaatatttatataattttaacattttagattcgatatattttattttacatctaTACATCCCATGGCCAAAATTCAATTGGCCGTTGACGGTATTGCGTAGGtatgtaaatgttaaaattatagacaATATTCTCAATGTTCACAATGCATTGCTTGTGGAATAGTGGAAAAATATCTactgttacaaaaataacaccccatttttttctatttttctattcgcatcacataatttatacttttaaaagcTTCGGTGTAAAGTTATTATGGTCACACAGTTCATCTCACAGTCACAAATACGCCTTTTTGCCGGTTTTGATTCCACGtctatttttcgttttttttttatagataccaTGATGATCCTATCGCcagatataaatatgtttattttatgtacacgCATTGTAATGAAGCCTAGCCAGTTATAGAGCCATTATTGGTTCAAAAGTTAGCTCGGTTAAATAAACAACTTCGTGTGGGAACGAATAGGAAAATGGCTGCATTGCTATTGAAACAGTAGACTTGCAAATCTTGATTATGATAATGGATGCAAGATAGCAGCTAGGGGAGGCTATTC contains:
- the LOC128674530 gene encoding zinc finger protein 2-like, producing MENEDDTFVVIIGDDENWESGTGSGKIPKPLQIKQEVEEVSELQTKLSVEDVLEVASKLGEYIEFQPTEFKTEPEYLETEYLKDDNDELDKTYMNPDYEYIHEDVGASGPEGNESDFHTDSDSGSKRRKAVFRKSFVEDLRKEYPELRQNYTQLIKTLVAIMKSVKRPLPPRDYFVMNDILYECVKCGAVSESEPAVWRHWQEKHGKRYLVCYACGVDFRSCTNLYKHEKRCSAKDANIVLKARAIFLGRKGRSRPYLGLAKKYLPKKSSNNVKKSFPCLICSAVFNSKNNLQSHENLHRGLRPYRCHQCPCAYTSFSALARHLQKHKNETFICDHCQRPFKTKPTLIAHLDTHSPVRKFGCSACGKRYAQKAALRLHVGRDHLHLPPPCACQICPKRYPRMSLLKQHMRTAHGMTLMTRKMFFKTLPTLTDTQLQQAILVLKSDAMMINDVKIEPLDIDEMVDHTINQNSMNESDIVEFLDSSACVEMYPELQKQFGGKSRTK